A region of the bacterium genome:
ACCGACGGTCATGCGGCGTTGAGTACCTTGGCGAATACGTCGGGCTGCGACCAATGGGCAACGGTTGAGAGTTGTTCGGCGAGCCTGAAGTCCTCGTCACTCCAAATGTCGAGCGAATCGTCGAATAGCGACACAAACTGCAGAGCTTCGGGTCCGGCCGCCAGATGGTTCAGATCGAAAAAAGCGGTGTGAACGTGGTTGACGATGGAACGTGCCGCCGACTTGCTGCCGGTGCTCAAAACATAAACCAACGAGCTGCGACGGGGCGCTCGAACATGGAAATCCGGCGTCCAGATTTTCCCTGAGCGTCCCGCCAGCTTTTCACCGCGTTCGAAGCGCAGTTCACGTTCCAGAAAAAAATCCGCGACTTCATCGGCCATTGACTCCACGCTTCTCGTTCGAAACGTGAACCACAAATCCGAAATTCTCAGAGCCGCCTGCGCGACTCGCGTGACGACGGTTGCAAGATCCGCAACGTCTCGAGATCGGGCCACCACCATGCCGCGAAAAAACTCGACACCGTGCGTCTGACAAGTATCCTCGATGAGCGCATGCTGTTTCGGCGATCGTCTTGTCGATACGGACTGCATGCGGAGCCAGCGGGTCGTTTCTCCCAAGTCCGTAACAAGGACGAGATCGCCTTGAGGCTTGAAAAACACATCGATGTTGTCGCCGTCCGGATAGAGAAACGGTGTGCGGACTCGCTGGTATTCGCCGTGTTGCGTACGCGTGAAAAGCGAACCCAGGCCTTCAAAAAAAGCGCGGTCGATTTCCATCGTGCTCATGTAAGGAGATCTCCCTGAAGCGGTGGCGGCACGGCCAATTTCCCTGAGTGCGCGAGACTCGCTTCCGCGCAGAATTCTTTCCAAACACCCACCGGATCCGAAGCCGGTTTGGTGATATCGATTGGCGCATAAGCCCACTTATCACGTGTCGACGTTCGCCAGACATGTTTGTGCAATTCTCCGGTTTGCGTGCATTCGGGATTGTGGTGGTCCTTTCCCAAGTCGAGCCCGTAAATCCTGCCGTCGGTTTTCAGGATGAGCGTAAAGGTCAGCGCACAAATCGCGCGATTGAAGCTCCCGCGCACAAAAAGAGGCCAACCCATGTCCGACACGACTTCCGCGCGAAACTCGACGCTTGCCGAATGATCTTCGTCCTCCTGCCACACGATATCGCCGCGAATGACCTTCGACGCATCACTCAGGATTACCTCGAATTCCGCGTCGCTCAATGGCATGACGGACCTCCTGCATCCGGATTATCGACGCAATGACCGCCTACGTCGAGCCTCGGCACACTCTCGATCAGCGTGCGCGCGTAGGTGTGCGTCGGCGTCGAGAGCACCGCGCGCGTTTCGCCGGTCTCGACGATCTCGCCCTCGCGCATGACGGCGACGCGCGTGCAAAGCGCACCGACGACGCGGATGTCATGCGTGATGAAGAGCATGGAAAGGTGGCGCGTGGCGCGCAGGCGATCGAGCAGTTCCAGAACCTGCGCCTGAATCGACACGTCAAGCGACGCGACCGGCTCGTCGGCGATGAGAAGCTCCGGGTCGAGCGCGAGCGCGCGGGCGATCATGACGCGCTGGCGCTGCCCGCCGGAGAGTTCGTGCGGGTAGCGCCGCGCGAGATCCGGCGATAGGCCGACTTCCGCGAGCAGGCGCGTGACGGTGTCGGCGCGTTCGGCGCGGGTGGCGATGCCGTGGATCACAAGCGGTTCGGCGATCGCGTCGCCCGCGCGCATGCGGGGCGAGAGCGCGCTGCCGGCGTCCTGAAACACGATCTGCATGCGCCGGCGCGCGATCTTCCATTCGGCGCGCGTGGCGGGCCACGGCTCGCCGAAAAGGGTCGCGGTATCGAACGACGCGGGCGCAAGGCCCATCAGCGCCTTGGCGATACTCGATTTACCGGAGCCCGACTCGCCGATGAGGCCGAAGGTCTCACCGCGCGCGACGCCAAGATCGACGCCGCGCACCGCGCGGACGATCTGCCCGCGCCGCTCGTAGGAGACGCGCAGGTTTTTGATCGCGAGGGCGCGGGCGGAAGACACGTCCGCGATCATAGGGCGATTTTTTTAGGCGGAACACAGAGGGCACGGAGAAGACGCAGAGGACGCGGAGAATTTGTACCGTCCGAGCCACAAACGGAGCCGCGCCGCGATAGCGGGGCGACGGAGTGCGCGGGGCACGCGGTCGCCCGCGGTTGGCGGTCGAATCCATCAAAGCAGGTGAGGACACCTGCGGTCCCGGGGTGTTGCCGCCGCGGAAAGACGCGCGCGTGGTATTTGTTGGTGCCTCGGGAAGACGTGTTTTGTAAAAGCAGGTGAGGACACCTGCGGTCCCGGGGTGTTGCCGCCGCGGAAAGACGCGCGCGTGGTATTTGTTGGCGCCTCGGGAAGACGTGTTTTATCGAAGCAGGTGAGGACACCTGCGGTCCCGGGGAGCGGCCGTCGCGGAAAGACGCGAGCACGGTATTTGTTGGCGCCTCGGGAAGACGTGTTTTGTCGAAGCAGGTGAGGACGCCGGCATTGGCTGCGATGACCTTCCAGTCTTCCAGCCTTCCCGTCTTTCCGCCTCTTTCTAATGCTCGATCTGAAAGTTCTGGCCGTCGTGCGTGAGGTGGACGGGTTTTTCCTGGAGGTTTGTCTCGATGACGACCTTGGCGCCCCAGAGGTTTTGCACGTAGCCGAGCGTGCGTTCGGCGTGTTGCAGATCGAGCTCGCGGCCGTCGAATTCGTGGCGTAGCAACAGCCGCCGGTCGCCGGACATCGCCGCGTCG
Encoded here:
- a CDS encoding DUF1828 domain-containing protein is translated as MSTMEIDRAFFEGLGSLFTRTQHGEYQRVRTPFLYPDGDNIDVFFKPQGDLVLVTDLGETTRWLRMQSVSTRRSPKQHALIEDTCQTHGVEFFRGMVVARSRDVADLATVVTRVAQAALRISDLWFTFRTRSVESMADEVADFFLERELRFERGEKLAGRSGKIWTPDFHVRAPRRSSLVYVLSTGSKSAARSIVNHVHTAFFDLNHLAAGPEALQFVSLFDDSLDIWSDEDFRLAEQLSTVAHWSQPDVFAKVLNAA
- a CDS encoding ATP-binding cassette domain-containing protein, translating into MSSARALAIKNLRVSYERRGQIVRAVRGVDLGVARGETFGLIGESGSGKSSIAKALMGLAPASFDTATLFGEPWPATRAEWKIARRRMQIVFQDAGSALSPRMRAGDAIAEPLVIHGIATRAERADTVTRLLAEVGLSPDLARRYPHELSGGQRQRVMIARALALDPELLIADEPVASLDVSIQAQVLELLDRLRATRHLSMLFITHDIRVVGALCTRVAVMREGEIVETGETRAVLSTPTHTYARTLIESVPRLDVGGHCVDNPDAGGPSCH